One Psychrobacillus glaciei genomic region harbors:
- a CDS encoding glutathione peroxidase, with protein sequence MTTIYDFTVKNTKGEDVSLNIYKDKPMIIVNTASHCGFTPQFAELQKLYETYKEEGLIILGFPCDQFNNQEFEEIESTIEFCQLNYGVTFPIFAKVNVKGKEAEPLFQFLVSEKKGFLSEAIKWNFTKFLINKDGKVIDRYAPQTSPSKMLQDIKKQFK encoded by the coding sequence ATGACTACTATTTACGACTTTACGGTGAAGAATACAAAAGGTGAAGATGTTTCCTTAAATATATACAAAGATAAACCAATGATTATTGTAAATACTGCAAGTCATTGTGGTTTTACACCACAGTTTGCAGAACTACAGAAATTATATGAAACTTACAAAGAAGAAGGGCTCATAATACTAGGATTTCCTTGCGATCAATTTAATAATCAAGAATTTGAAGAAATTGAAAGCACTATTGAATTTTGTCAGTTGAATTATGGGGTAACATTTCCTATATTTGCAAAAGTAAATGTGAAAGGAAAAGAGGCTGAACCTTTATTTCAATTTTTAGTGTCAGAAAAAAAGGGATTTTTATCTGAGGCAATTAAGTGGAATTTTACAAAATTCCTTATAAATAAAGACGGGAAAGTAATAGACCGATATGCTCCACAAACTTCTCCATCTAAAATGCTACAAGATATAAAAAAACAATTTAAATAG
- the guaB gene encoding IMP dehydrogenase encodes MWESKFQKEGLTFDDVLLVPAQSEVLPKDVDLSVQLTSKIKLNIPIISAGMDTVTEAKMAIAMARQGGLGIIHKNMSIEEQAEQVETVKRSENGVITDPFFLTPTHQVYDAEHLMGKYRISGVPIVNNKDEQKLVGIITNRDLRFIQDYSLIIDEVMTKEKLVTAAVGTTLEDAEKILQQYKIEKLPIVDENGILKGLITIKDIEKVIEFPNAAKDQHGRLLVGAAVGVTKDTMHRIEKLVQAQVDVIVIDTAHGHSQGVMDTVKSIREAYPNLDIIAGNVATGEATRALFEAGADVVKVGIGPGSICTTRVVAGVGVPQITAVYDCATEAREVGKTIIADGGIKYSGDIIKALAAGGHVVMLGSLLAGTTESPGETEIFQGRRFKTYRGMGSIAAMEKGSKDRYFQEEAKKLVPEGIEGRLPYKGPLSDTVHQLLGGVRAGMGYCGTGNLQDLRENAQFIRMTGAGLRESHPHDVQITKEAPNYSIS; translated from the coding sequence ATGTGGGAGTCTAAATTTCAAAAAGAAGGTTTAACGTTTGATGATGTTTTACTAGTTCCAGCACAGTCAGAAGTATTACCGAAAGATGTGGATTTGTCTGTTCAATTAACATCAAAAATTAAGTTAAACATTCCAATCATTAGTGCTGGTATGGACACTGTTACAGAAGCAAAGATGGCAATTGCTATGGCTCGTCAAGGCGGTCTTGGTATTATTCACAAAAATATGAGTATTGAAGAACAGGCCGAGCAAGTGGAAACGGTTAAACGTTCCGAGAATGGAGTTATTACAGATCCTTTTTTCTTAACTCCAACTCATCAAGTATATGATGCTGAACATTTAATGGGGAAATACAGAATTTCTGGAGTTCCAATAGTAAACAATAAAGATGAACAAAAGTTAGTTGGAATTATTACTAATCGTGATCTACGTTTCATTCAAGATTATTCTTTAATAATTGATGAAGTAATGACGAAAGAAAAATTAGTAACTGCTGCAGTTGGTACGACTTTAGAAGATGCAGAGAAAATCTTACAACAGTATAAAATAGAAAAACTTCCTATTGTAGATGAAAATGGAATCCTAAAAGGTCTCATTACAATCAAAGATATTGAGAAAGTGATTGAATTTCCAAATGCAGCAAAAGATCAACATGGACGCCTATTGGTTGGAGCGGCAGTTGGAGTAACCAAAGATACAATGCACCGAATTGAAAAGCTTGTTCAAGCACAAGTAGATGTTATTGTGATTGACACAGCTCATGGACACTCACAAGGTGTTATGGATACTGTAAAGAGTATTCGTGAAGCATATCCTAACTTAGACATTATTGCTGGAAATGTTGCAACTGGTGAAGCTACTCGTGCGCTATTTGAAGCAGGTGCTGACGTTGTAAAAGTTGGTATTGGGCCAGGTTCAATATGTACTACCCGTGTTGTAGCAGGTGTTGGAGTACCACAAATTACAGCAGTATATGATTGTGCAACGGAAGCTCGTGAAGTTGGAAAAACAATTATTGCAGATGGTGGTATTAAGTACTCTGGTGATATTATCAAGGCACTTGCAGCAGGTGGACATGTTGTCATGCTAGGAAGTTTACTTGCAGGTACAACAGAAAGTCCTGGAGAGACAGAAATATTCCAAGGTAGACGCTTTAAGACTTACCGTGGTATGGGGTCAATTGCTGCTATGGAAAAAGGTTCAAAAGATCGTTATTTCCAAGAAGAAGCTAAAAAATTAGTACCAGAAGGAATTGAAGGTCGTCTACCATATAAAGGACCACTTTCAGATACAGTTCATCAATTACTTGGTGGTGTTCGAGCTGGTATGGGCTATTGTGGAACAGGAAATTTACAAGATTTACGTGAAAATGCACAGTTCATACGCATGACTGGTGCAGGTTTACGAGAAAGCCATCCACATGATGTCCAAATTACGAAAGAAGCACCTAACTATTCCATATCATAA
- a CDS encoding serine hydrolase codes for MKKVWMTSMIKWLVLPMFLVSVVCGMPTATKAEESLNLNVDAAILVDADTGKILYEKNADAPLGIASMTKMMTEYLLFEAIKDGKISWDQQYSVTDYTYKISQNRALSNVPLRQDGSYSIHELYEAMAIYSANAATIAIAETIGGTEENFVKLMNDKAAEMGLKGYKFVNSTGLNNADLQGMYPANSGATDENVMAAKSVATLAYNLMKDYPEVLETTKIAKKTFRKGTSDAIEMSNWNWMLPGLIYKYEGVDGLKTGTTEFAGHCFTGTATRNGMRVIAVVMKAVDANGAGSYKARFDAARALFDYGFAQFSKTEIVPSGYKIPENETLPVEKGKEDSVSIAVKDPISMVIKTSEKDQYKPIFTPKEKALEADVKKGTVVGTVHLEKTEGTDYGYVTDKATEVDVVTTEDVDRASWISLMFKGIGKFFGNLWHSTTDFIGGLF; via the coding sequence GTGAAGAAAGTTTGGATGACATCAATGATTAAATGGCTAGTACTTCCTATGTTTCTTGTTTCAGTTGTATGTGGAATGCCGACTGCTACAAAAGCTGAGGAAAGTTTAAATTTAAATGTCGATGCAGCAATATTAGTTGATGCAGATACAGGTAAAATTCTATACGAGAAAAATGCAGATGCACCATTAGGTATTGCCAGTATGACTAAAATGATGACAGAGTATTTATTATTTGAAGCGATTAAAGATGGGAAAATTTCTTGGGATCAACAGTATTCTGTTACAGATTATACATACAAAATTTCTCAAAATCGCGCATTAAGTAATGTACCTCTTCGCCAGGATGGTAGCTATTCCATTCATGAACTTTATGAGGCAATGGCAATATACTCTGCAAATGCAGCTACAATAGCTATAGCAGAGACTATTGGAGGGACGGAAGAAAACTTTGTGAAGCTAATGAATGATAAAGCAGCGGAAATGGGCCTGAAAGGTTATAAATTTGTCAATTCAACAGGTTTGAATAATGCGGATTTACAAGGCATGTATCCAGCTAATTCAGGTGCCACTGATGAAAACGTGATGGCAGCAAAATCGGTAGCAACACTTGCATATAATTTAATGAAAGATTATCCAGAAGTATTAGAAACAACGAAAATAGCTAAAAAGACATTCCGTAAAGGGACGTCAGATGCAATTGAAATGAGTAACTGGAATTGGATGTTACCAGGACTAATATACAAATATGAAGGTGTAGATGGATTAAAGACAGGTACAACAGAATTTGCAGGACATTGTTTTACGGGAACAGCTACAAGAAATGGAATGCGTGTTATTGCGGTTGTGATGAAGGCTGTAGATGCAAATGGAGCTGGTTCTTATAAAGCTCGATTTGATGCAGCAAGAGCGTTATTTGATTATGGGTTTGCTCAGTTTTCTAAAACAGAAATAGTTCCATCGGGATATAAAATTCCTGAAAATGAAACATTACCAGTTGAAAAAGGAAAAGAAGATTCCGTTTCAATTGCTGTAAAAGATCCAATATCAATGGTTATTAAAACAAGTGAAAAAGATCAGTACAAGCCAATTTTCACTCCGAAAGAAAAAGCTTTAGAGGCGGATGTTAAAAAGGGTACTGTAGTAGGTACAGTTCATCTCGAAAAGACGGAGGGAACTGATTATGGTTATGTAACCGATAAAGCAACAGAAGTAGATGTGGTGACAACTGAAGATGTAGACCGCGCAAGTTGGATTAGTTTAATGTTCAAAGGTATCGGTAAATTCTTTGGTAATTTATGGCATAGTACAACTGACTTTATAGGCGGACTATTTTAA
- the pdxR gene encoding MocR-like pyridoxine biosynthesis transcription factor PdxR, producing MDYLMFQLEKNAKTPLYEQLYNEIKEAIIDGTIEEGAKLPSKRKLAEFLAVSQTTIEFAYSQLVAEGFISSEARKGFFVQNLEDLALIEQESTHMTREGNETEDIFIDFSPGKIDTESFPFAIWRKYMKEIISEANKDFLQLGHPQGDFELRQQISSYLYQSRGVKCTPEQIILGSGTEQLMPLIIRLLGKEAIYGIENPGYPLTHHLFLEDKHKSIPIPVDIEGVIVSQLEQTNATVMYVTPSHQFPTGAVLSATRRSQLLSWAYQQENRYIIEDDYDSEFRYTGRPIPSLQGIDQNQRVIYLSTFSKSLMPSLRIAYAVLPKTLIMQYMQKYSYYAATVPRMDQHVLTKFMESGHFAKHLNKMRKIYKRKLEIVTKTIAEFNPIVTISGEQAGMHILLTIHTCKTEEELVLLSKQAGIRIYALQEYITGDFENASTPKIVLGFGGIDTNDISASINTLIKVWEIRKTP from the coding sequence ATGGACTATCTAATGTTTCAGCTTGAAAAAAACGCTAAAACTCCTTTATACGAGCAACTTTACAACGAAATTAAAGAAGCTATAATAGACGGAACAATTGAAGAAGGAGCAAAACTTCCATCCAAAAGAAAATTAGCTGAGTTCTTAGCTGTAAGCCAAACAACTATTGAATTTGCCTATAGTCAACTTGTAGCAGAAGGTTTTATTTCTTCGGAAGCAAGAAAAGGATTTTTTGTTCAAAATTTGGAAGACTTAGCTCTTATTGAACAAGAATCCACCCATATGACTAGAGAAGGAAACGAGACGGAAGATATTTTTATAGATTTTTCACCAGGAAAAATTGATACAGAATCTTTTCCTTTTGCTATATGGCGAAAATATATGAAAGAAATAATCAGTGAGGCAAATAAGGATTTCCTACAACTGGGGCATCCTCAAGGAGATTTTGAATTAAGACAGCAAATTTCTTCTTATTTATATCAATCACGAGGTGTTAAGTGTACACCTGAACAAATTATACTTGGGTCTGGAACAGAGCAACTAATGCCCTTAATCATCCGCTTACTTGGCAAAGAAGCTATTTACGGAATTGAAAATCCTGGGTATCCACTTACACACCATTTATTTTTAGAGGATAAGCATAAATCGATTCCCATTCCAGTCGATATAGAAGGCGTAATTGTTTCGCAATTAGAACAAACAAATGCAACCGTCATGTATGTAACTCCTTCCCACCAGTTCCCTACTGGGGCTGTTCTATCTGCCACACGTCGTAGTCAGCTGTTATCCTGGGCTTACCAACAAGAGAATAGATATATTATCGAAGACGATTACGATAGTGAATTTAGATACACAGGCAGACCAATTCCTTCCTTACAAGGAATCGATCAAAATCAACGGGTTATTTATTTAAGTACATTTTCAAAATCATTAATGCCTTCCCTTCGTATTGCTTATGCCGTATTACCAAAAACACTTATTATGCAATACATGCAAAAGTATTCCTATTACGCTGCTACAGTACCTCGCATGGACCAGCATGTATTAACGAAGTTTATGGAATCCGGTCATTTTGCTAAACATCTAAATAAAATGAGAAAAATTTATAAACGAAAACTAGAAATTGTTACGAAAACTATTGCTGAGTTTAATCCTATTGTTACTATTTCAGGTGAACAAGCAGGTATGCATATTTTGTTGACGATTCATACTTGTAAAACAGAAGAAGAGTTGGTACTACTCTCCAAACAAGCAGGAATTCGAATATATGCTCTTCAAGAATATATAACTGGAGATTTTGAGAATGCTTCGACACCTAAAATTGTGCTAGGATTTGGAGGAATTGATACGAATGATATCTCAGCTTCTATAAACACATTAATAAAAGTATGGGAAATTAGAAAAACACCGTAA